From a region of the Flavobacterium sediminilitoris genome:
- a CDS encoding GreA/GreB family elongation factor — protein sequence MNQDIVLTTGIYDLIKDLLRRKKVTPFVEDQLIVQLKRAKQIRRRELPDNVVTIDCRVTIKDLNTNELQTFTFVAPSKAKRRNNTESIVGEVGLALVGNKIGDQIKWDFGTGEKNIEIVNVEKFQNKQ from the coding sequence ATGAATCAAGATATTGTATTGACAACAGGAATTTATGACTTAATTAAAGATTTACTAAGAAGAAAAAAAGTAACACCATTTGTAGAAGATCAATTAATAGTACAATTAAAACGTGCCAAACAAATTAGACGCAGAGAATTGCCCGATAATGTAGTTACTATTGATTGCAGAGTCACTATTAAAGATCTTAATACGAATGAATTGCAAACGTTTACCTTTGTAGCTCCCTCAAAAGCTAAAAGAAGAAATAATACGGAGTCAATTGTAGGTGAAGTAGGATTAGCTTTAGTTGGAAATAAAATAGGAGATCAAATAAAATGGGATTTTGGAACAGGAGAAAAAAACATTGAAATTGTTAATGTAGAAAAATTTCAGAACAAGCAGTAA
- a CDS encoding RluA family pseudouridine synthase yields the protein MILPPHFIPFPTQIDSNDLPKKFTFPFYYEPHALSVIAAKELQNYLETQTNFQHNFGLDKNQEGLVIGKMFGVLVCQNESKKLGYLWAFSGKLAENNHHDYFVPPVFDMLQHDGFFKREEEVLNAINRKIEVLEKTPKYIVTKKKVIATKEKALEDISNQKERIKRLKTLRDERRIEGEKNLDFENFKILQKELSNESKEESILLKKMTKYWNYQTENIENELAKFTSKINSLKELRKQKSGELQQQLFDSYSFFNQAKELKSVGEIFNNNPPAGAGECAAPKLLHYAFHHNLRPISMAEFWWGQSPKSEVRKHKQFYPACRSKCEPILAHMLKDIPLEDNPFLENPAEGKDISVVFEDDFLAVINKPAEFLSVPGKNVSDSVYQRVKDLYPNATGPLIVHRLDMSTSGLLLIAKSEDIYKDLQSQFIKRTIKKRYVAILENIVSNDEGFIDLPLRVDLDNRPNQLVCYEHGKQARTEYKVIERKDGKTRIHFFPISGRTHQLRVHASHSLGLNSPIVGDDLYGTKANRLHLHAEEITFNHPILKERMTIIANAEF from the coding sequence ATGATACTTCCTCCCCATTTCATACCATTTCCAACTCAGATAGATAGTAACGATTTACCTAAAAAATTCACTTTCCCTTTTTATTATGAACCACACGCTTTAAGTGTTATTGCAGCGAAAGAGTTGCAAAATTATTTAGAAACGCAAACTAATTTCCAACATAATTTTGGATTAGATAAAAATCAAGAAGGATTAGTTATTGGTAAAATGTTTGGTGTTTTAGTTTGCCAAAACGAAAGTAAAAAACTGGGCTATTTATGGGCTTTTTCAGGAAAATTAGCTGAGAACAATCATCATGATTATTTTGTTCCTCCTGTTTTTGATATGTTACAACATGATGGCTTCTTCAAAAGAGAAGAGGAAGTTTTAAATGCTATTAATAGAAAAATTGAAGTATTAGAAAAAACGCCTAAATATATTGTAACAAAAAAGAAAGTCATTGCAACTAAGGAGAAAGCTTTAGAAGATATTTCAAATCAAAAAGAAAGGATTAAAAGATTAAAAACACTTAGAGATGAACGAAGAATTGAAGGAGAGAAAAATCTTGATTTTGAAAACTTTAAAATACTTCAAAAAGAACTAAGTAACGAAAGTAAAGAAGAAAGTATTCTGTTAAAAAAAATGACTAAATACTGGAATTATCAAACTGAAAATATAGAAAATGAACTTGCAAAGTTTACTTCAAAGATTAACAGTTTAAAAGAACTTAGAAAACAAAAATCAGGAGAATTACAACAACAATTATTTGATAGTTATTCTTTTTTTAATCAGGCAAAAGAACTAAAAAGTGTAGGTGAAATTTTTAATAATAATCCACCTGCTGGTGCTGGAGAATGTGCTGCACCAAAATTACTTCATTATGCTTTTCATCATAACTTGAGGCCTATAAGTATGGCCGAATTTTGGTGGGGACAGTCGCCTAAATCAGAAGTTAGAAAACATAAGCAATTTTATCCTGCTTGTAGAAGTAAATGTGAACCCATCTTAGCTCACATGCTTAAAGATATTCCTTTGGAAGATAATCCGTTTTTAGAAAATCCCGCAGAAGGAAAAGATATCTCGGTTGTTTTTGAAGATGATTTTTTAGCTGTTATAAATAAACCTGCTGAATTTTTATCTGTTCCTGGGAAAAATGTAAGTGATTCTGTTTATCAACGGGTAAAAGATTTATATCCAAATGCAACCGGACCATTAATCGTACATCGTTTAGATATGTCTACTTCTGGATTACTCTTAATTGCTAAATCGGAAGATATTTATAAAGATTTACAATCTCAATTTATTAAACGAACAATTAAAAAACGCTATGTAGCCATTTTAGAAAATATTGTTTCAAATGATGAAGGTTTTATTGATTTACCTTTACGAGTAGATTTAGACAATCGTCCAAATCAATTAGTTTGCTATGAGCATGGAAAACAAGCCCGAACTGAATATAAAGTAATCGAAAGAAAAGACGGAAAAACACGTATTCACTTCTTCCCTATTTCTGGTAGAACACATCAATTGAGAGTTCATGCATCCCATTCGTTAGGACTAAATTCTCCTATTGTTGGTGATGATTTATATGGAACTAAAGCTAATAGATTGCACCTTCATGCAGAAGAAATCACATTTAACCATCCTATTTTAAAAGAAAGGATGACAATAATAGCAAATGCTGAATTTTAA
- a CDS encoding S41 family peptidase: protein MRKIILLALGLLLIQCTSVKKHNETLYKEIKVKQLHKDVDYAYKKLQKMQPKLYQYISKEKLDYKFDSLKASITKPLTSYDFFTKLSPVVSEVRQGHLFTYPKLKRYSKKEQKNLKKQISSFSQFEFEIFDNKLYVVENKSKIDSIKIGDELTQINNEPVQNLINDAKTWITSDGYNTTFQDKFIAQRLGTFFTFKYQIQDSVAFQFNNDKSFWIKRINKDTVSDKTSKKKNEKFTKVQRDSLIKVNRRLSKLGYNKDTKKYNRELTFTAKDSCTAIMKIKSFTIGNYNSFYKENFNLLKKTGTKNLIIDIRNNFGGRIDEISSLYSYLAPDSTYTFVNESEVTRKTSLLQTDYFKGSKPVSFIVKGILSPFFYSYMFFKVHKKEDGNYYFNSNAKEKKSSDLRFNGNVYVLINGGSFSASSILSTKLKANKRAIFVGEETGGEYNGTVAGFMPQITLPNSKVKMRIGLMYVNAQEKTDIIGHGIYPDVTIIPSLNDRLNNNDPELNYILEDIKNKSKLELEE, encoded by the coding sequence ATGAGAAAAATAATACTATTAGCCTTAGGATTATTATTGATACAATGTACATCTGTTAAGAAACACAATGAAACTTTATATAAAGAAATAAAGGTAAAACAATTACACAAAGATGTTGATTATGCCTATAAAAAGTTGCAAAAAATGCAACCTAAGTTGTATCAATATATTAGTAAAGAAAAACTGGATTATAAGTTTGATAGTTTAAAGGCATCTATTACAAAACCTCTTACAAGCTATGATTTTTTTACAAAATTGAGTCCCGTTGTTTCAGAAGTAAGACAAGGTCATTTATTTACTTATCCAAAACTGAAACGCTATTCTAAAAAAGAACAGAAGAATCTTAAAAAACAAATTAGTTCTTTTAGTCAGTTTGAATTTGAAATTTTTGATAACAAATTATATGTTGTAGAAAATAAATCTAAAATAGACTCTATAAAAATAGGTGATGAATTGACTCAAATAAATAATGAGCCCGTACAAAATCTTATAAATGATGCTAAAACGTGGATTACTTCGGATGGCTATAATACTACTTTTCAAGATAAATTTATTGCGCAACGTTTAGGTACTTTTTTCACCTTTAAATATCAAATACAAGATAGTGTTGCTTTTCAATTTAATAATGATAAATCTTTCTGGATAAAAAGGATTAACAAAGACACTGTTTCTGATAAAACGAGTAAGAAGAAAAACGAAAAATTCACTAAAGTTCAAAGAGATAGCCTCATAAAGGTAAATAGACGATTAAGTAAATTAGGCTATAACAAAGACACTAAAAAATACAATAGAGAATTAACATTTACAGCAAAAGACAGTTGTACTGCTATTATGAAAATTAAAAGTTTCACAATAGGTAATTATAATAGTTTTTATAAAGAAAATTTTAATCTTTTAAAGAAAACAGGAACTAAAAATTTAATTATTGATATTAGAAATAATTTTGGTGGTAGAATTGACGAAATTAGTAGCTTATATAGCTATTTAGCTCCTGACTCTACATATACTTTTGTAAATGAATCTGAAGTTACCCGAAAAACAAGTCTATTGCAAACAGATTATTTCAAAGGTTCAAAACCAGTTTCTTTTATAGTTAAAGGGATTCTTTCTCCTTTCTTTTATAGTTATATGTTTTTCAAAGTACATAAAAAAGAAGATGGAAATTATTACTTTAATTCAAATGCAAAAGAAAAAAAATCAAGCGATTTAAGATTTAATGGGAATGTTTATGTATTAATAAATGGAGGTAGTTTCTCTGCATCTAGTATTTTGTCTACTAAGCTAAAAGCAAATAAAAGAGCTATCTTTGTAGGTGAAGAAACTGGTGGAGAATATAATGGAACTGTTGCTGGGTTTATGCCACAAATAACGCTGCCTAACTCTAAAGTAAAAATGCGTATTGGTTTAATGTATGTTAATGCTCAAGAAAAAACAGATATAATAGGTCATGGTATTTATCCTGATGTAACAATAATACCATCATTAAATGATAGGTTAAATAACAATGACCCAGAGTTAAATTATATACTAGAAGACATCAAAAACAAATCAAAATTAGAATTAGAAGAATGA
- a CDS encoding acyl-CoA carboxylase subunit beta yields MDLQFNKNEDHNKLLLSDLKQRFAQVKLGGGQKRIDKLHTEGKMTARERIDYLLDEKAKSIEIGAFVGDGMYEEHGGCPSGGVVVKIGYIQGKQCIVVANDATVKAGAWFPITGKKNLRAQEIAIENRLPIIYLVDSAGVYLPMQDEIFPDKEHFGRIFRNNAVMSSMGITQIAAVMGSCVAGGAYLPIMSDEALIVDKTGSIFLAGSYLVKAAIGESIDNETLGGATTHCEISGVTDFKAKDDKDALDRIKSIVGKIGDFDKAGYNRVKAQKPALEPKEIYGILPKARNEQYDMMDIINRLVDNSEFDEYKAGYGQTIITGYARIDGWAVGIVANQRKIVKTTSAKTKPSEMQFGGVIYSDSADKATRFIANCNQKKIPLVFLQDVTGFMVGSKSEHGGIIKDGAKMVNAVSNSVVPKFTVIVGNSYGAGNYAMCGKAYDPRLIFAWPSAELAVMGGAQAAKVLMQIEAASLKKQGKTVDEKVEQELFDKIKARYDAQVSPYYAAARLWTDAVIDPLDTRTWISMGIEAANHAPIEKPFNLGVIQV; encoded by the coding sequence ATGGATTTACAATTCAACAAAAACGAAGATCACAATAAATTACTCCTTTCTGATTTAAAACAACGTTTCGCACAGGTAAAACTAGGTGGTGGACAAAAACGCATTGATAAACTTCATACTGAAGGAAAAATGACGGCACGTGAACGTATTGATTATTTATTAGATGAAAAGGCAAAGAGTATTGAGATTGGAGCTTTTGTAGGTGATGGTATGTATGAAGAGCATGGTGGTTGTCCATCTGGTGGTGTAGTAGTAAAAATAGGCTACATACAAGGCAAGCAATGCATTGTAGTGGCAAATGATGCTACAGTAAAAGCAGGTGCTTGGTTTCCTATTACGGGAAAAAAGAATTTAAGAGCACAAGAAATTGCTATTGAAAACAGATTGCCTATTATTTATTTAGTGGATTCTGCTGGTGTATATTTACCTATGCAAGATGAAATTTTTCCAGACAAAGAGCATTTTGGGCGTATTTTTCGTAACAATGCGGTAATGAGTAGTATGGGAATTACGCAAATTGCAGCCGTAATGGGAAGTTGTGTTGCTGGTGGTGCTTATTTACCTATTATGAGTGATGAAGCTCTAATTGTGGATAAAACAGGTAGTATTTTCCTTGCGGGAAGCTATTTAGTGAAAGCAGCAATTGGCGAAAGTATTGACAATGAAACTCTTGGTGGAGCAACAACTCATTGTGAAATTTCAGGAGTTACCGATTTTAAGGCAAAAGATGATAAGGATGCTTTAGATAGAATTAAAAGTATTGTGGGAAAAATAGGTGATTTTGACAAAGCAGGATACAATCGTGTAAAAGCACAAAAACCGGCTTTAGAGCCTAAAGAGATTTATGGAATTCTTCCGAAAGCTCGAAACGAACAATATGATATGATGGACATTATCAATCGTTTAGTTGATAATTCTGAATTTGATGAATACAAAGCAGGTTATGGTCAAACTATTATTACGGGTTATGCTCGCATTGATGGTTGGGCTGTAGGAATTGTGGCTAACCAACGTAAAATTGTAAAAACTACAAGTGCTAAAACAAAACCAAGTGAAATGCAATTTGGTGGTGTTATTTATTCAGATTCTGCTGATAAAGCTACTCGTTTTATTGCTAATTGTAATCAGAAAAAAATTCCATTAGTTTTTTTACAAGATGTTACTGGGTTTATGGTAGGTAGTAAATCTGAACATGGAGGAATTATTAAAGATGGTGCCAAAATGGTAAATGCCGTTTCGAATTCGGTAGTACCAAAGTTTACTGTAATTGTTGGAAATTCTTATGGAGCAGGAAATTATGCTATGTGTGGAAAAGCTTATGATCCAAGGTTAATTTTTGCATGGCCTAGTGCAGAACTAGCTGTTATGGGTGGTGCTCAGGCTGCAAAAGTATTAATGCAAATTGAAGCTGCTTCTTTAAAAAAGCAAGGCAAAACAGTCGATGAAAAAGTAGAACAAGAATTGTTTGATAAAATAAAAGCTCGTTATGATGCTCAAGTTTCTCCTTATTACGCAGCGGCTCGCTTGTGGACAGATGCTGTAATTGATCCTTTAGATACTAGAACTTGGATTTCTATGGGAATTGAAGCTGCTAATCATGCGCCTATTGAAAAGCCATTTAATCTAGGTGTTATTCAAGTATAA
- a CDS encoding GNAT family N-acetyltransferase, which translates to MNQYQFRRATLVEIPQIWEILQQAIQKRKQEDSNQWQDGYPNPEVIQKDIEKGVGFILTDNETIVGYTAILLNDEPEYEKIIGKWLTNTDFIVFHRVAISKNHLGKGLAKIMMNHIETFALENNIYSIKADTNFDNNAMIAIFEKSGYVYCGEVHFRGSPRRAYEKVLTKTT; encoded by the coding sequence ATGAATCAATATCAATTTAGAAGAGCAACACTTGTCGAAATTCCTCAAATATGGGAAATTTTACAGCAAGCCATACAAAAAAGAAAACAAGAGGACAGTAACCAATGGCAAGATGGTTACCCAAACCCAGAAGTTATTCAAAAAGATATAGAAAAAGGAGTTGGTTTTATATTGACAGATAATGAAACAATCGTTGGCTACACCGCAATATTACTAAATGACGAACCCGAATATGAAAAAATAATAGGGAAGTGGTTAACAAATACTGATTTTATAGTGTTTCACCGAGTAGCCATTTCTAAAAATCATTTAGGCAAAGGCTTAGCCAAAATAATGATGAATCACATAGAAACATTTGCATTAGAAAACAATATCTACAGTATAAAAGCCGATACTAACTTTGATAATAATGCCATGATTGCCATTTTTGAAAAATCAGGCTATGTATATTGTGGAGAAGTACATTTTAGAGGAAGTCCAAGAAGAGCGTATGAAAAAGTTTTAACAAAAACGACTTAA
- a CDS encoding Crp/Fnr family transcriptional regulator — MKEIVELSDKTITLDRNEFLKVKGSIDTNIYYVESGSLRIFVLDDYEEQTIRFGYKENLIVALDSFLTGKPSNLFIQAIKKTIIKVVTKQQIQKFLETENNRNLWMRILEDLVLQQMEREIDILTNSPKERYKRVLKRSPQLFQEIPNKHIANYLRMSAETLSRLKKS; from the coding sequence ATGAAAGAAATCGTTGAGCTTTCAGACAAGACAATAACCCTTGACAGAAACGAATTTCTGAAAGTAAAAGGTAGTATTGATACAAATATATATTATGTAGAAAGCGGAAGCTTGAGAATTTTTGTGTTAGACGATTATGAAGAACAAACTATTCGATTTGGATATAAAGAAAATTTAATCGTTGCTTTAGACTCTTTTCTCACAGGTAAACCTTCCAATTTATTTATTCAAGCTATTAAAAAGACCATTATAAAAGTAGTAACCAAACAGCAAATTCAAAAATTCTTAGAAACAGAAAATAATAGAAATTTATGGATGCGAATTTTGGAAGATTTAGTTCTTCAACAAATGGAACGAGAAATAGATATTTTAACGAACTCACCAAAAGAACGATATAAAAGAGTTTTAAAGCGAAGCCCACAACTTTTTCAAGAAATTCCAAACAAACATATTGCTAATTATTTAAGAATGAGTGCTGAAACCTTGTCCAGGCTAAAAAAATCTTGA
- a CDS encoding DinB family protein, whose translation MQSKNLIESLLEQTRQIINQTEKLKNYDLQTLTWKENENSWSILECLEHLNLYGDFYLPQIENKIKNSTTKTEFEFKSGILGNYFAKSMLPKEKLNKMKTFKDKNPLNANLDKTVIDQFIKQQIKLLDLLNQSRNVSLNKVKIQTSISSLIKLKLGDTFQFFVNHIIRHLNQIERIQTAML comes from the coding sequence ATGCAATCCAAAAATTTAATAGAATCGCTTTTAGAGCAGACAAGACAAATTATAAATCAAACCGAAAAACTAAAAAACTATGATTTACAGACTTTAACGTGGAAAGAAAATGAAAATTCCTGGAGTATTTTAGAATGTTTAGAGCATTTGAACTTATATGGCGATTTTTATTTGCCACAAATAGAAAACAAAATAAAAAATTCAACTACTAAAACAGAATTTGAATTTAAAAGTGGAATTTTAGGAAATTACTTTGCAAAAAGTATGTTGCCTAAAGAAAAACTAAACAAAATGAAAACCTTTAAAGATAAAAATCCATTAAACGCTAACCTAGACAAAACGGTTATCGACCAATTTATTAAACAGCAAATCAAGTTGTTGGATTTACTTAATCAATCAAGAAATGTAAGTCTGAACAAGGTGAAAATTCAAACTTCCATCTCAAGTCTAATCAAACTAAAATTGGGAGACACTTTTCAATTTTTTGTCAATCACATAATCAGGCATCTCAACCAAATTGAAAGAATACAAACAGCAATGTTATAG
- a CDS encoding CocE/NonD family hydrolase has protein sequence MRIIITMFSLLFYTTTFAQQLKSNDSIYVIQDSVLIPTKSGIDISAVVVRKKTNKKPLPAILFYTTYHQGTGDNIFGKRSADKDYVGIVAYARGIRTNLKDYAPYEHEGTDIYDIIDWISKQSWCNGSVGMFGGSYTGFSQWATAKKLHPALKTIVPQVAVMPGYDAPMENNVPFGGILGWANDNIYKNKPYSRDLVFDWFNSGASFNSLDTLGGQPNPIFQKWLKHPAYDNYWQSMVPTPSEYAKINIPVLSTTGYYDGSQIGSIQYFKLHTKHNKNANHYFVIGPYDHWGGQRRPAKNLMGYEIDSVANVNMMNLAYDWLDYVLKDKPKPELLKDKVNYQVMGTNEWKHSSKLEKINNDTLTFYLDKTNLISSKPKKKGFQKQTIDFKDRENQNNYYTPSIIFDTLDVSNGLVFTTETFQNDFTINGSFSGNLWATINKRDMDVSMALYELMPDGKYFFLTRYVGRASFAKDNTKRQLLRPNKKEKIPFDNTRFVSKKINKGSQLVILLNINKHPFEIINYGSGKPVSEETINDAGKPLEIKWHNDSYIKIPVWKD, from the coding sequence ATGAGAATTATAATCACAATGTTTAGTTTGTTGTTTTATACAACAACTTTTGCACAACAACTTAAATCAAACGACTCTATATACGTAATTCAAGACAGTGTTTTAATTCCAACAAAAAGCGGTATAGATATTTCTGCAGTAGTCGTTCGTAAAAAGACAAATAAAAAACCACTACCCGCAATTTTGTTTTATACAACTTATCATCAAGGAACAGGAGATAATATTTTCGGAAAACGTTCGGCCGACAAAGACTATGTAGGCATTGTAGCTTATGCTAGAGGCATTCGGACGAATCTGAAAGATTATGCTCCATATGAACATGAAGGAACTGACATTTACGACATTATCGACTGGATAAGCAAACAATCGTGGTGCAATGGCAGTGTAGGAATGTTTGGCGGAAGCTATACCGGTTTTTCACAATGGGCTACTGCTAAAAAACTACACCCTGCACTGAAAACAATTGTCCCACAAGTTGCAGTAATGCCTGGATATGATGCACCAATGGAAAACAATGTCCCTTTTGGAGGAATTTTAGGTTGGGCAAATGACAACATTTACAAGAATAAACCATACAGTAGAGATCTGGTTTTTGATTGGTTCAATTCTGGAGCTTCTTTTAACAGTTTAGATACTTTGGGCGGACAACCTAATCCTATATTTCAAAAATGGCTTAAGCATCCCGCTTATGACAATTATTGGCAATCAATGGTGCCAACTCCTTCAGAATATGCTAAAATAAATATCCCTGTATTATCAACAACAGGGTACTATGACGGTTCACAAATCGGTTCCATTCAGTATTTCAAACTACATACTAAACATAATAAAAATGCAAATCATTATTTTGTAATAGGACCTTATGATCATTGGGGAGGACAACGTAGACCAGCAAAAAACTTAATGGGTTATGAAATTGACAGTGTGGCTAATGTTAATATGATGAACTTAGCCTACGATTGGCTTGATTATGTACTAAAAGATAAACCAAAACCTGAACTGTTGAAAGATAAAGTGAATTATCAAGTTATGGGAACAAACGAATGGAAACATAGCTCAAAACTTGAAAAAATTAACAATGATACTTTGACTTTTTACCTTGATAAAACTAATCTAATTTCATCTAAGCCAAAGAAAAAAGGATTTCAAAAACAAACAATAGACTTTAAAGACAGAGAAAATCAAAATAATTATTATACGCCAAGCATTATTTTTGATACCCTCGATGTAAGCAATGGGTTGGTTTTCACAACAGAAACTTTTCAAAATGACTTCACGATTAATGGCTCATTTTCAGGTAATCTTTGGGCTACTATAAATAAAAGAGATATGGACGTTTCAATGGCATTATATGAACTAATGCCAGATGGGAAATACTTTTTCCTTACAAGATACGTCGGTAGAGCAAGTTTTGCAAAAGATAATACTAAAAGGCAGTTATTAAGACCAAACAAGAAAGAAAAAATACCATTTGATAATACCCGTTTCGTGAGTAAGAAAATAAACAAAGGAAGCCAACTTGTAATTTTGCTCAATATCAATAAACATCCTTTTGAAATAATCAATTATGGCTCAGGTAAACCTGTATCAGAAGAAACAATTAATGACGCAGGAAAACCACTAGAAATAAAGTGGCACAATGATAGTTATATTAAAATTCCTGTATGGAAAGATTAA
- a CDS encoding dioxygenase family protein: MNKIGLFLLLLILFISCNGQTNAKSQNQNVSEIDNKKIIGGGCEGCELMYVEMPEQILPEHTSLGWTEGKQKLILTGKVFQLDGKTPASDVIIYYWHTDDKGLYSSSNQTPKKAKEHGKLRGWVKSDKDGNYTIKTSRPAAYPNDNIPQHIHLSIKEPDIPNEYYADLYFDDDPLYLKHKKKYGNLDRAGTELLRVVLDSKIQIAEHNIVLGLNIPDYPTKNRTDIQSGLNIGEDQPSFIPFHAYGPDKGTRTCPVCKYGRYHGIVYFVGDNPNWDDIKKWLKQLDNESVVREKYLKAYFVYGNSKNYNKQTRHTELDKIGKELELQKIALTFVPSFSDTESEANLNKINPNVENTFIIYRHRTIVDKYVNLKPKEQNFKLITEILDKTKGNYFDFNEPKHE, translated from the coding sequence ATGAATAAAATAGGTCTATTCTTATTGCTTCTAATACTATTTATAAGTTGCAATGGACAAACAAACGCTAAAAGTCAAAATCAGAATGTATCTGAGATAGACAATAAAAAAATTATTGGAGGTGGCTGTGAAGGTTGTGAATTGATGTATGTTGAAATGCCCGAACAAATACTGCCCGAGCACACGAGTTTAGGTTGGACTGAAGGCAAACAAAAACTTATTTTGACAGGTAAAGTTTTTCAACTTGATGGGAAAACACCTGCATCTGATGTCATCATCTATTATTGGCATACAGATGATAAAGGATTGTATTCATCAAGTAACCAGACACCTAAAAAAGCAAAGGAACACGGTAAACTTCGAGGTTGGGTAAAGTCTGACAAAGATGGAAATTACACTATTAAAACTTCAAGACCAGCTGCTTATCCGAATGATAATATTCCGCAGCACATTCACTTATCTATAAAAGAACCAGACATTCCAAATGAGTATTATGCTGATCTTTATTTTGATGATGATCCATTGTATTTAAAACATAAGAAAAAGTATGGTAACCTTGACAGAGCAGGAACTGAATTGTTAAGAGTGGTTTTGGACAGTAAAATTCAAATTGCAGAGCACAACATTGTATTAGGATTAAATATTCCCGATTATCCTACTAAAAATAGAACAGACATTCAATCGGGTTTAAACATAGGTGAAGATCAGCCTTCATTTATACCATTTCACGCATATGGACCCGACAAAGGGACAAGAACTTGCCCCGTTTGTAAATATGGACGTTATCACGGGATTGTATATTTTGTTGGTGATAATCCAAATTGGGACGACATCAAAAAATGGCTTAAACAATTAGACAACGAAAGTGTAGTAAGAGAAAAGTATCTTAAAGCATATTTTGTTTATGGAAATTCGAAAAATTATAATAAGCAGACACGTCATACAGAGTTAGACAAGATAGGTAAAGAATTAGAGCTTCAAAAGATTGCTTTGACTTTTGTTCCATCATTTAGCGACACCGAAAGTGAAGCAAACCTTAATAAAATAAATCCTAATGTTGAGAACACTTTTATCATATACAGGCACAGAACAATAGTTGACAAATATGTAAATCTAAAACCGAAAGAACAAAACTTTAAACTCATAACAGAAATACTCGACAAGACAAAAGGCAATTATTTTGACTTTAACGAACCAAAACACGAATGA
- a CDS encoding VOC family protein — MKYAYTILYVESVSETIEFYEKAFGFNRKFLTPESDYGELISGETTIAFASIELGNSNFKRGFEKISKSQKPFGVELVFTTENIEKDFQSAINFGATEFEPITEKPWGQKVGYLRDNNGFLIEICTPMKTE; from the coding sequence ATGAAATACGCCTATACAATACTTTATGTTGAGAGTGTGTCCGAAACAATTGAGTTTTATGAAAAAGCGTTTGGATTTAACCGAAAATTTTTGACACCTGAAAGTGATTATGGAGAATTGATTTCGGGAGAAACTACAATTGCTTTTGCTTCTATCGAATTAGGAAACTCAAACTTCAAAAGGGGATTTGAAAAAATATCAAAATCCCAAAAACCTTTTGGAGTAGAATTAGTATTTACGACTGAAAATATTGAAAAGGACTTTCAGAGCGCAATCAATTTTGGAGCAACCGAATTTGAACCAATAACCGAAAAGCCTTGGGGACAAAAAGTTGGATATTTAAGAGATAATAACGGATTTCTAATAGAGATTTGTACGCCAATGAAAACGGAATAA